A single window of Mycolicibacterium madagascariense DNA harbors:
- a CDS encoding acyltransferase family protein, whose product MLTLSPARAASAAPSGSPQRAVMGTRTSGFYRHDLDGLRGIAIALVAMFHIWFGRVSGGVDVFLALSGFFFGGRLLRTALDPGSSLSPVPEVKRLIRRLLPALVVVLAASTVLTILIQPVTRWEAFADQTLASLGYYQNWELAVTASNYLRAGEAVSPLQHIWSMSVQGQFYIALLAVVYGFALLFRKRLRSHTRLALIVLLSALSVASFWYAIVSHDADQSTAYYDSFARAWELLVGALVGAVVPHVRWPSWLRSTAAAVALVAILSCGAFIDGVKEFPGPWALVPVGATVLFILSGANRMADPHLAADGRLPAASRLLATAPFVALGSMAYSLYLWHWPLLIFWLSYSGHNHADVVEGALIILVSGVLAWLTTRFVEEPLRLRKSEPAAPIAGAPLRTRRRWPTLVMGTIVTLLAVALTATSFTWREHMDTQRANGKELAGLSPRDYPGARALIDHVRVPKLPMRPTVLEAKDDVPISTKQGCISDFSNVDVINCTYGDPTATRTIAVAGGSHAEHWITALDILGRLHHVKIVTYLKMGCPLTTEQNPLVMGDNRPYPNCREWNEKVMPRLIADHPDYVFTTSTRPWNIKDGDVMPGFYIGIWQQLAAAGIPVLAMRDTPWLVRDGQPFFPADCLADGGDATSCGIARSKVLSDRNPTLDFVKQFPLLKPLDMSAAVCRPDYCRAVEGNVLVYHDSHHISATYMRTMTPELGRQIAAATGWW is encoded by the coding sequence ATGTTGACCCTCTCCCCCGCCCGGGCGGCGTCCGCCGCGCCATCCGGTTCTCCACAGCGCGCCGTGATGGGCACCCGGACGTCCGGGTTCTACCGCCACGATCTGGATGGGCTGCGCGGCATCGCCATTGCGCTCGTCGCGATGTTCCACATCTGGTTCGGCAGGGTGTCCGGTGGCGTCGACGTGTTCCTGGCGCTGTCGGGTTTCTTCTTCGGCGGCCGGTTGCTGCGCACCGCGTTGGACCCGGGTTCCTCGCTGTCGCCGGTGCCCGAGGTGAAGCGCCTGATCCGGCGGTTGCTGCCGGCGCTGGTGGTGGTGTTGGCCGCGTCGACGGTGCTGACGATCCTGATCCAGCCCGTCACGCGCTGGGAGGCCTTCGCCGACCAGACCCTGGCCAGTCTCGGCTACTACCAGAACTGGGAACTGGCCGTGACGGCGTCGAACTACCTGCGCGCGGGCGAGGCGGTCAGCCCGCTGCAGCACATCTGGTCGATGTCGGTGCAGGGGCAGTTCTACATCGCACTGCTCGCCGTGGTCTACGGGTTCGCCCTGCTATTCCGCAAGCGGTTGCGCTCGCACACCAGGCTGGCGCTGATCGTGTTGCTGAGCGCGCTCAGCGTCGCATCGTTCTGGTACGCCATCGTCTCGCACGACGCCGACCAGTCCACGGCCTACTACGACAGCTTCGCGCGCGCCTGGGAACTGCTGGTGGGTGCCCTCGTCGGTGCGGTGGTCCCCCACGTGCGGTGGCCGTCGTGGCTGCGTTCGACCGCGGCCGCGGTGGCGCTCGTCGCGATCCTGTCCTGCGGGGCGTTCATCGACGGCGTCAAGGAGTTCCCCGGTCCGTGGGCGCTGGTGCCGGTCGGAGCGACGGTGCTGTTCATCCTCAGCGGCGCCAACCGGATGGCCGACCCGCACCTCGCTGCCGACGGCCGCCTCCCCGCCGCGAGCCGTCTGCTGGCCACCGCGCCGTTCGTCGCCCTCGGGTCGATGGCCTACTCGCTGTACCTGTGGCACTGGCCGCTGCTGATCTTCTGGCTCTCCTATTCGGGCCACAACCACGCCGACGTCGTCGAGGGCGCCCTCATCATCCTCGTCTCGGGGGTGCTGGCATGGCTGACGACCAGGTTCGTCGAGGAGCCCCTGCGGCTACGCAAGTCGGAGCCGGCCGCGCCAATCGCCGGGGCCCCGCTGCGCACCCGGCGCCGATGGCCGACCCTCGTCATGGGCACGATCGTGACGCTGCTCGCGGTCGCGCTGACGGCGACGTCGTTCACGTGGCGCGAGCACATGGACACCCAGCGCGCCAACGGCAAGGAACTGGCCGGGCTCTCACCGCGGGACTACCCGGGCGCCCGCGCCCTCATCGACCACGTGCGCGTGCCCAAGCTGCCGATGCGGCCCACCGTCCTGGAGGCCAAGGACGACGTCCCCATCTCGACGAAGCAGGGCTGCATCAGCGACTTCTCCAACGTCGACGTCATCAACTGCACCTACGGGGATCCGACGGCCACCCGCACCATCGCCGTGGCGGGCGGGTCGCACGCCGAGCACTGGATCACCGCGCTGGACATCCTCGGCCGCCTGCACCACGTGAAGATCGTCACCTACCTCAAGATGGGCTGTCCGCTGACCACGGAGCAGAACCCGTTGGTGATGGGCGACAACCGGCCCTACCCGAACTGCCGGGAGTGGAACGAGAAGGTGATGCCACGCCTCATCGCCGACCACCCCGACTACGTCTTCACCACGTCCACCCGGCCCTGGAACATCAAGGACGGCGACGTGATGCCTGGCTTCTACATCGGCATCTGGCAGCAGTTGGCCGCGGCGGGCATCCCGGTACTGGCCATGCGCGACACCCCGTGGCTGGTCCGCGACGGTCAGCCGTTCTTCCCGGCCGACTGCCTGGCCGACGGCGGGGACGCCACTTCGTGCGGCATCGCCCGCTCCAAGGTACTGTCCGACCGCAACCCCACTCTCGACTTCGTCAAGCAGTTCCCGCTGCTGAAGCCGCTCGACATGAGTGCCGCGGTGTGCCGTCCGGACTACTGTCGCGCTGTGGAGGGAAACGTGTTGGTGTATCACGACTCTCACCACATCTCCGCGACCTACATGCGAACCATGACCCCAGAGTTGGGGCGCCAGATCGCGGCCGCCACCGGCTGGTGGTGA
- a CDS encoding adenosylmethionine--8-amino-7-oxononanoate transaminase, which produces MPPLTPGQISAIDAAHVWHPYSRIAADALPPVVAVGAHGASLTVIDDGEPIEVLDAMSSWWTAIHGHGHPVLDAAITRQLATMNHVMFGGLTHEPAARLAELLVAITPDGLDTVFFSDSGSVAVEVAAKMALQYQRSHGKPGKHRLMTWRGGYHGDTFTPMSVCDPEGGMHAIWTDVLMPQVFAPQVPNAYDPAYSAAFEAQLAEHADQVAAVIVEPVVQGAGGMRFHDPRHLVDLRAACTRHDVLLVFDEIATGFGRTGELFAADHAGVRPDVMCVGKALTGGYLTLAATLCTGDVARTISTGDPGALMHGPTFMANALACAVSVASVELLLGQDWRSRVREIESGLVAALAPARELANVADVRVLGAIGVVEMTQPVDMGVATAAALRHGVWLRPFRNLVYAMPPYVCTPEEVACIGSAMVGVARALT; this is translated from the coding sequence ATGCCGCCCTTGACACCCGGTCAGATCAGCGCCATCGATGCCGCGCACGTGTGGCATCCCTACAGCCGGATCGCCGCCGATGCGTTGCCCCCGGTGGTGGCGGTGGGTGCGCACGGCGCCTCGCTGACGGTGATCGACGACGGCGAGCCGATCGAGGTGCTCGACGCGATGAGCTCCTGGTGGACCGCGATCCACGGCCACGGCCACCCGGTGCTGGACGCCGCCATCACCCGCCAGCTCGCCACGATGAACCACGTGATGTTCGGTGGTCTGACCCACGAACCCGCCGCCCGCCTGGCCGAGTTGCTGGTGGCGATCACGCCCGACGGCCTGGACACGGTCTTCTTCAGCGACTCGGGATCGGTCGCCGTCGAGGTCGCCGCGAAGATGGCGCTGCAGTATCAGCGCAGCCACGGCAAGCCCGGCAAGCACCGGTTGATGACGTGGCGCGGCGGCTACCACGGCGACACCTTCACCCCGATGAGCGTGTGCGATCCCGAGGGCGGCATGCATGCGATCTGGACCGACGTCCTGATGCCGCAGGTGTTCGCGCCCCAGGTCCCCAACGCCTACGACCCCGCCTACTCCGCCGCCTTCGAGGCGCAGTTGGCCGAACACGCCGACCAGGTCGCGGCCGTCATCGTCGAACCCGTGGTCCAGGGCGCGGGCGGGATGCGCTTCCACGACCCGCGCCATCTGGTCGACCTCCGCGCCGCCTGCACCCGCCACGACGTGCTGCTCGTCTTCGACGAGATCGCCACGGGGTTCGGCAGGACCGGGGAACTGTTCGCCGCCGACCACGCCGGGGTGCGTCCCGACGTGATGTGCGTCGGCAAGGCGCTCACCGGCGGCTACCTGACCCTGGCGGCAACGCTGTGCACCGGCGACGTCGCGCGGACCATCAGCACCGGAGACCCGGGGGCGCTCATGCACGGCCCGACGTTCATGGCCAACGCGCTCGCGTGCGCGGTGTCGGTGGCGTCGGTGGAGTTGTTGCTCGGTCAGGACTGGCGCTCGCGGGTGCGCGAGATCGAGTCGGGGTTGGTGGCCGCCCTCGCCCCGGCCAGAGAGCTCGCCAACGTCGCCGACGTGCGCGTGCTCGGCGCCATCGGCGTCGTGGAGATGACGCAGCCGGTCGACATGGGGGTCGCGACGGCGGCCGCGCTGCGGCACGGGGTGTGGCTGCGCCCCTTCCGCAACCTGGTCTATGCGATGCCGCCCTACGTGTGCACGCCCGAGGAGGTGGCGTGCATCGGCTCGGCGATGGTCGGCGTCGCGCGTGCGCTAACCTGA
- a CDS encoding 8-amino-7-oxononanoate synthase, translating into MTRASISPLAWLDEVEQQRRTAGLRRSLRARAPAEDRLPELDLASNDYLGLSRHPHVVEGGIRALRTWGAGSTGSRLVTGNTTLHESFETALAGFVGAESALVFSSGYTANLGAVVALSGPGALVVSDALSHASLVDACRLSRARVAVTPHRDVGAVDAALGERTESRAVVVTDSVFSADGVMAPLSELHAVCRRHGALLIVDEAHGLGVRGDGGRGLVAEVGLAGAPDVIVTTTLSKALGSQGGVVLGPAAVRAHLIDAARPFIFDTGIAPAAVGSALAALEVLIDEPWRAGAVLAAAAALAEACGVTEVPPSAVVSVVLGEPEVALRAAADCLERGVRVGCFRPPTVPEGTSRLRLTARASLTADDLDDARRVLIDVLAAATA; encoded by the coding sequence GTGACGCGCGCATCGATCTCCCCGCTGGCCTGGCTCGACGAGGTCGAGCAGCAACGCCGCACCGCCGGCCTGCGACGGTCCCTGCGCGCCAGGGCGCCCGCCGAGGACCGTCTCCCCGAACTCGACCTGGCCTCCAACGACTACCTCGGTCTCTCGCGCCACCCGCACGTCGTCGAGGGCGGCATCCGCGCGCTGCGCACCTGGGGTGCGGGTTCGACGGGGTCGCGACTGGTCACCGGCAACACCACGCTGCACGAGTCGTTCGAGACCGCGCTGGCCGGCTTCGTCGGCGCCGAGTCGGCGCTGGTGTTCTCCTCCGGCTACACCGCGAACCTCGGAGCGGTGGTGGCGCTGTCGGGCCCCGGCGCCCTGGTGGTGTCCGACGCCCTGAGCCACGCCTCGCTCGTCGACGCCTGCCGGCTGTCGCGGGCGCGGGTGGCGGTGACGCCGCACCGCGACGTCGGCGCCGTGGACGCCGCGCTCGGCGAACGCACCGAGAGTCGCGCCGTGGTGGTGACCGACTCGGTGTTCAGCGCCGACGGCGTCATGGCGCCGCTGTCGGAACTGCACGCGGTGTGCCGTCGGCACGGCGCCCTGCTGATCGTCGACGAGGCCCATGGGCTCGGGGTCAGGGGTGACGGCGGTCGGGGACTGGTCGCCGAGGTCGGCCTGGCCGGGGCGCCGGACGTCATCGTGACGACGACGCTGTCGAAGGCCCTGGGCAGCCAGGGCGGCGTCGTCCTCGGACCGGCCGCCGTGCGGGCCCATCTGATCGACGCCGCCCGCCCGTTCATCTTCGACACCGGCATCGCGCCCGCGGCCGTGGGGTCGGCGCTCGCGGCGCTGGAGGTGCTGATCGACGAGCCGTGGCGCGCGGGTGCGGTGCTCGCGGCGGCGGCTGCGCTCGCCGAGGCCTGCGGGGTGACCGAGGTGCCGCCGTCGGCGGTGGTCTCGGTCGTGCTCGGGGAGCCGGAGGTGGCGTTGCGCGCGGCGGCGGACTGCCTGGAGCGTGGCGTGCGGGTGGGCTGCTTCCGCCCGCCGACGGTCCCGGAGGGCACCTCGCGGTTGCGGCTCACCGCGCGGGCCTCGCTGACGGCCGACGACCTCGACGACGCGCGCCGCGTCCTGATCGACGTGCTCGCCGCGGCCACCGCGTGA
- the bioD gene encoding dethiobiotin synthase — protein sequence MSVLVVTGTDTGVGKTVATAALACHARVIGRDVAVCKPVQTGEIDGDDDLAEVSRLAGVETLAPGWRYPEPLAPVAAAARAGLPLPTRDDLLALVRGVDRPGRLTLVEGAGGLLVEIGADATTLRDLAQALDAAVLVVVRAGLGTLNHAALTVESLAAHGLSCAGLVVGSWPAEPGPAETSNREALEQIAPVRGVLPAGLGDSPAERFAAVSAEAFDAGWVQSL from the coding sequence GTGAGCGTCCTCGTCGTCACCGGCACCGACACCGGCGTCGGCAAGACCGTCGCCACCGCGGCACTGGCCTGCCACGCTCGCGTGATCGGCCGCGACGTCGCGGTGTGCAAGCCCGTGCAGACCGGCGAGATCGACGGTGACGACGACCTCGCCGAGGTGTCCCGCCTGGCGGGCGTCGAGACGCTGGCGCCCGGATGGCGCTACCCCGAGCCGCTCGCACCGGTCGCCGCCGCCGCACGGGCGGGTTTGCCACTGCCGACCCGCGACGACCTGCTCGCGCTGGTGCGCGGGGTCGACCGGCCGGGCCGGCTGACCCTCGTCGAGGGCGCGGGCGGTCTGCTCGTCGAGATCGGCGCGGACGCCACGACGCTGCGCGACCTGGCCCAGGCCCTGGACGCGGCCGTGCTCGTCGTCGTCAGGGCCGGACTCGGCACCCTCAACCATGCGGCGCTGACCGTGGAATCACTTGCCGCACATGGTCTTTCGTGTGCCGGACTGGTGGTGGGCAGCTGGCCCGCCGAGCCGGGCCCCGCGGAGACGTCCAACCGCGAGGCGCTCGAGCAGATCGCGCCGGTGCGCGGGGTCCTGCCCGCCGGCCTCGGCGACTCCCCGGCCGAGCGCTTCGCCGCGGTCAGCGCCGAGGCGTTCGACGCGGGATGGGTGCAGAGTCTCTAG
- a CDS encoding 2'-5' RNA ligase family protein, which yields MAAHSVELLFDEDSDAAIRREWAALVAADLPSQARHRSPTNRPHVTLTVAGRIDPAADAGLWEPARQLPLKCVIGAPLVFGRTALTLVRLIVPAAGLLRLHESVDALCAPHVADGPFPHARPGQWTPHVTLCRRLAPADLPAALEVLGSDDVAGAFTGLRRWDGDARVDTVIG from the coding sequence ATGGCCGCCCATTCCGTGGAGTTGCTGTTCGACGAGGACTCCGATGCCGCCATCCGGCGCGAGTGGGCAGCGCTCGTCGCTGCGGACCTGCCGAGCCAGGCGCGGCACCGCTCGCCGACCAACCGTCCGCACGTCACGCTGACCGTCGCGGGCCGGATCGACCCCGCCGCCGACGCGGGACTCTGGGAGCCGGCCAGGCAGCTCCCGCTGAAGTGCGTGATCGGCGCGCCGCTGGTGTTCGGGCGCACGGCGCTCACCCTGGTCCGGCTCATCGTCCCGGCGGCGGGCCTGCTGAGGTTGCACGAGTCCGTCGACGCGCTCTGTGCGCCGCACGTCGCCGACGGTCCCTTTCCGCACGCCCGGCCCGGGCAGTGGACGCCGCACGTCACGCTGTGCCGCCGGCTCGCTCCGGCCGATCTGCCCGCCGCGCTCGAGGTCCTCGGATCCGACGACGTCGCCGGCGCGTTCACCGGCCTACGGCGCTGGGACGGCGACGCCAGGGTCGACACCGTCATCGGCTGA
- a CDS encoding TetR family transcriptional regulator → MAAQLLDEYGMADLTMRRLARELGVTPGALYWHFADKQALLGAVADRLLGPALTGVPPGPWQARVHAICGGLRNALLSSTDGAELVSASFAAGRSERMTAILDALTDAAVAAGLHPANADLAARSVLYYVLGFTADEQSRLQWDAAGALSQEQSVMSTNPNRRFAFGLGLLVDGMVAHRHRPSADDGVDPGVAVPAP, encoded by the coding sequence ATGGCCGCCCAGCTCCTCGACGAGTACGGGATGGCCGATCTGACCATGCGGCGGCTCGCCCGCGAGCTCGGCGTCACCCCCGGCGCGCTGTACTGGCACTTCGCCGACAAGCAGGCACTGCTGGGCGCGGTGGCGGACCGCCTGCTCGGGCCCGCGCTGACCGGCGTGCCGCCCGGCCCGTGGCAGGCCCGCGTGCACGCCATCTGTGGCGGACTGCGCAACGCCCTGCTGTCGTCGACCGACGGCGCCGAACTCGTCTCCGCGAGCTTCGCGGCGGGCCGGTCCGAACGGATGACGGCGATCCTCGACGCGTTGACCGACGCCGCGGTCGCCGCGGGTCTGCATCCGGCCAACGCCGATCTGGCTGCGCGATCGGTGCTCTACTACGTGCTCGGCTTCACCGCCGACGAGCAGTCCCGGCTGCAGTGGGATGCCGCCGGCGCCCTGTCGCAGGAGCAGTCGGTGATGTCCACGAACCCCAACCGCCGCTTCGCCTTCGGCCTCGGGCTGCTCGTCGACGGCATGGTCGCCCACCGACACCGGCCCTCAGCCGATGACGGTGTCGACCCTGGCGTCGCCGTCCCAGCGCCGTAG
- the bioB gene encoding biotin synthase BioB, with protein sequence MHPCSLNTVQVLSAGGVRVTQATVDVLGLAREQVLERGEGLAQDQILQVLQLPDDRLEDLLALAHEVRMKWCGPEVEVEGIISLKTGGCPEDCHFCSQSGLFASPVRSAWLDIPSLVEAAKQTAKSGATEFCIVAAVRGPDERLLAQVAAGIEAIRNEVDIQIACSLGMLTQEQVDRLAEMGVHRYNHNLETARSFFTNVVTTHTWEERWGTLEMVREAGMEVCCGGILGMGESLEQRAEFAANLAELNPHEVPLNFLNPRPGTPFGDLEVLPATEALKAVAAFRLALPRTMLRFAGGREITLGDLGAKQGILGGINAVIVGNYLTTLGRPAESDLELLDDLQMPIKALNASI encoded by the coding sequence ATGCACCCCTGTAGCCTAAACACCGTTCAAGTTCTCAGTGCAGGAGGAGTCCGAGTGACGCAGGCGACGGTGGACGTGTTGGGTCTGGCCAGGGAGCAGGTGCTCGAGCGCGGCGAAGGCCTCGCCCAGGATCAGATCCTGCAGGTGCTGCAGCTGCCCGACGACCGTCTCGAGGACCTGCTGGCGCTGGCCCACGAGGTCCGGATGAAGTGGTGCGGCCCCGAGGTGGAGGTCGAGGGCATCATCAGCCTCAAGACCGGCGGTTGCCCGGAGGACTGTCACTTCTGCTCGCAGTCCGGGCTGTTCGCGTCGCCGGTCCGCAGCGCGTGGCTCGACATCCCCAGCCTGGTCGAGGCGGCCAAGCAGACCGCCAAGTCCGGCGCCACCGAGTTCTGCATCGTGGCGGCCGTCCGCGGACCGGACGAACGTCTGCTCGCCCAGGTCGCCGCGGGCATCGAGGCCATCCGCAACGAGGTCGACATCCAGATCGCGTGCTCGCTGGGGATGCTGACCCAGGAGCAGGTCGACCGGCTCGCCGAGATGGGCGTGCACCGCTACAACCACAACCTGGAGACCGCGCGCTCGTTCTTCACCAACGTCGTGACGACCCACACGTGGGAGGAGCGCTGGGGCACCCTGGAGATGGTGCGCGAGGCGGGCATGGAGGTGTGCTGCGGCGGCATCCTGGGCATGGGTGAGTCGCTCGAGCAGCGCGCCGAGTTCGCCGCCAACCTGGCCGAACTGAACCCGCACGAGGTACCTCTCAACTTCCTCAACCCGCGGCCGGGAACGCCGTTCGGCGACCTCGAGGTGCTGCCCGCCACCGAGGCGCTCAAGGCCGTCGCCGCATTCCGACTTGCGTTGCCGCGCACGATGCTTCGCTTCGCGGGCGGTCGCGAGATCACCCTGGGCGACCTCGGTGCGAAGCAGGGCATCCTGGGCGGCATCAACGCCGTCATCGTGGGCAACTACCTGACCACGCTCGGGCGGCCCGCGGAGTCCGATCTCGAACTGCTCGACGATCTGCAGATGCCGATCAAGGCGTTGAACGCCAGCATCTGA